The proteins below come from a single Candidatus Methylomirabilis tolerans genomic window:
- a CDS encoding ATP-grasp domain-containing protein — MDILIGGVSARGLAESAVQSGLRHRIVTVDYFGDFDLGLLCTYRSIKRDLNLPYDPGYLIQASAGLTFDALMYVANLENYPSVVEVMAGGKQILGNSPTVLGLVRDPVTFFECLTNAGISAPKIIIDSEPLDLDFNIRWLRKPLRSGGGHGIAIHLPGDRLETGFFLQEYLDGLPYGAVFAADGRDACLLGISEQLIGRTEFGADDFRYCGSILGPMGTGQAEWGDLVDRIRQVVRAITREFHLVGVNGID; from the coding sequence GTGGATATCCTGATCGGGGGAGTCAGCGCGCGCGGATTGGCGGAGTCGGCGGTTCAAAGCGGACTGCGGCATCGGATCGTTACGGTCGACTACTTCGGAGATTTCGACCTAGGACTCCTCTGTACCTACCGCTCGATCAAACGGGACCTCAACCTTCCGTACGATCCTGGATATCTGATCCAGGCGTCTGCGGGCCTGACCTTCGATGCCCTGATGTACGTCGCTAACCTGGAGAACTATCCGTCAGTAGTTGAGGTGATGGCTGGCGGGAAACAGATCCTCGGTAACAGCCCCACTGTTCTGGGATTGGTAAGAGACCCTGTTACATTCTTCGAGTGCCTTACGAACGCCGGTATTTCTGCGCCAAAGATCATCATTGACTCCGAGCCCCTCGACCTCGATTTTAATATCCGATGGCTACGCAAACCGCTGCGAAGCGGGGGCGGTCATGGAATCGCCATTCACCTGCCAGGGGATCGCCTTGAGACCGGTTTTTTCCTGCAGGAGTATCTGGACGGCCTGCCGTACGGCGCAGTGTTTGCTGCAGATGGTCGGGATGCGTGTCTGTTGGGTATCTCCGAACAGCTTATTGGCAGGACAGAGTTCGGGGCGGACGACTTTCGCTATTGCGGAAGTATCCTCGGGCCGATGGGGACGGGGCAGGCCGAATGGGGCGACCTTGTCGATCGCATCAGACAGGTCGTTCGCGCCATTACCCGGGAGTTCCATCTTGTGGGCGTCAACGGGATCGATTT